The Oryzias melastigma strain HK-1 linkage group LG6, ASM292280v2, whole genome shotgun sequence genome includes a window with the following:
- the klhdc4 gene encoding kelch domain-containing protein 4, whose amino-acid sequence MGKKGKKEKKVKGAEKTAAKMEKKVSKRSKREEEDLEALIAEFQNLDAKKTQVVETSCPPPSPRLNASFSAHPEKEELILFGGEFFNGKKTFLYNDLFFYNIKKNTWVKSDIPNPPPPRCSHQAVVVPQGGGQLWVFGGEFASPNGEQFYHYKDLWVLHLATHTWENIKAAGGPSGRSGHRMVLSKRQLLVFGGFHESARDFIYYNDVYSFSLDTFTWSRLAPSGSAPCPRSACQMTSTPDGAGVIIYGGYSKARVKKDVEKGSIHSDMFLLKREGKDAHEKWAWSRLNPSGSKPPPRSGFSLAAGPAGRAVLFGGVCDEEEEETLEGDFYNDLYLYDSVKNRWFPGVLRGNKTEKKKRRRGKKATAEEEGGATEEEAEPQGPTEIIKEIVTEDGTVMTIKEVIPAPQDDEEEEEEEEEEEQDASASAPLVEPCPRSSAMATVRLGKLYLYGGMFEVGDRQFTLGDFYCLDLHKMEQWEVLVEMDPKTQEWLEESESEGEEDEEEEEAGGGGAEGEEEAEEESEDEEDEEEEHPAVQDGETVTDYQTRTEQYWIGVARSNMGPDAKDKKVAKVALAMAKVFYEDQ is encoded by the exons ATGgggaagaaaggaaaaaaggagaagaaggtGAAAGGAGCGGAGAAAACAGCCGCTAAAATGGAGAAGAAAGTGTCAAAAAGGTCTAAAAGAGAGGAG gaGGATTTAGAGGCTTTGATCGCTGAGTTTCAGAACCTGGATGCAAAGAAAACTCAGGTTGTAGAAACATCTTGTCCACCTCCATCACCCCG ACTGAACGCATCATTCTCTGCTCATCCTGAGAAAGAAGAACTCATCCTGTTTGGAGGAGAATTCTTCAATGGAAAAAag ACGTTTCTGTACAACGACCTGTTTTTCTACAACATTAAGAAGAACACCTGGGTGAAGTCTGACATTCCCAACCCTCCTCCACCTCGCTGCTCCCACCAG GCGGTGGTTGTTCCTCAGGGTGGGGGTCAGCTGTGGGTGTTTGGAGGAGAATTTGCTTCCCCAAACGGGGAGCAGTTTTACCACTACAAGGACCTTTGGGTGCTTCACCTCGCCACGCACACGTGGGAGAACATCAA AGCAGCCGGTGGGCCGTCGGGCCGCAGTGGACACCGGATGGTCCTCAGTAAGAGGCAGCTGCTGGTGTTTGGAGGTTTCCATGAGAGCGCCAG GGATTTCATCTACTACAACGACGTCTACTCCTTCTCCCTGGACACCTTCACCTGGTCGAGGCTGGCTCCttcaggctccgccccctgcccTCGTTCTGCTTGCCAGATGACCTCCACTCCGGACGGCGCGGGCGTCATCATCTACGGCGGATACTCTAAGGCG AGAGTGAAGAAGGACGTGGAGAAAGGCAGCATCCACTCCGACATGTTCCTCCTGAAGCGGGAGGGGAAGGACGCTCACG agaaGTGGGCGTGGTCCAGACTGAACCCCTCCGGTAGTAAGCCCCCCCCTCGCTCCGGCTTCTCTCTGGCCGCGGGTCCAGCGGGGCGGGCGGTGCTGTTTGGGGGGGTTtgtgatgaggaggaggaagagactCTGGAGGGAGACTTCTATAACGATCTGTACCTGTATGACTCGGTGAAGAACCGCTGGTTCCCTGGCGTGCTGAGG GGGAACaagacggagaaaaaaaaacgacgGAGGGGGAAGAAGGCtacagcagaggaggagggcGGGGCAacggaggaggaggcggagcctcagggaCCCACTGAGATCATTAAGGAGATCGTCACTGAGGATGGCACGGTGATGACCATCAAGGAAGTGATTCCCGCTCCTCAAGATGacgaggaagaagaagaggaggaggaggaggaagagcaggaTG CTTCGGCCTCGGCGCCGCTGGTGGAGCCGTGTCCCAGATCCAGCGCCATGGCGACGGTGCGTCTGGGAAAGCTGTATCTGTACGGAGGGATGTTTGAGGTGGGAGACCGCCAGTTCACGCTGGGCGACTTCTACTGCCTGGACCTCCACAAGATGGAGCAGTGGGAGGTGCTAGTAGAGATGGATCCAA AGACGCAGGAGTGGCTGGAGGAGTCTGAGTCAGAGGGTGAAGAggacgaagaggaggaggaggcaggaggaggaggagcagaaggagaggaggaggctgAAGAGGaaagtgaggatgaagaag atgaagaggaggagcacCCGGCTGTGCAGGATGGAGAGACAGTGACGGACTACCAGACCCGGACGGAGCAGTACTGGATCGGAGTGGCGCGGAGCAACATGGGCCCCGACGCCAAGGATAAGAAGGTTGCCAAAGTCGCCCTCGCCATGGCCAAAGTCTTCTATGAAGACCAGTAG